Genomic window (Chryseobacterium sp. H1D6B):
CTAGAAGTAAACAGATGCCCATTCGCTGTCAACAATTATCAGAGAGACGGATATATGGCAGATTCTAAAGATTATGCTGATAAGCCTAACTATCACCCAAATAGTTTTGATGACATCACTCCGGATGCTTCTTATAAAAACTATGAGTATGAACTAGATAACGCTCATGTAGCAAACTATAATAGAAACGAAAATGATGATGACCATTACACTCAGCCTGGTTTATTGTACACGAAAGCAATGAACACTGAAGACAGAGATCATCTCGTTCATAATATTGTTGGAAGCATGAAAAATATAGACGGTCCGAAAAAAGATGAAATCATAAACCGCCAGCTGTGTCATTTTTTTAGAGCAAATATTGAACTTGGCATGAAAGTAGCATCACAATTAAATGTCAATATTGATGCAAATATGATGAATCATTCCAAATAGACATATTGAACTATAAATTCAATTAAAAAGGAAAAAAAACAGCATTTTTTTTCCTTTTTTTGTAAAAAATTTATAATTTGCAAAAATTAGTATTTAAAGTGCAAAAATGAATTACGAAAATATTTTATTAAAAAAAGAAGATAAATTAGCATTAATTACAATAAACAGGCCTGAAAGCTTAAATGCATTAAATGCAAAAACAATTCAGGAAATCAGTACAGCATTAGATGAATTAAATTCTGACAGCTCATGCAGGGTAATTATCCTTACAGGAAGCGGAGAAAAATCTTTTGTTGCGGGTGCTGATATTAAAGAATTTAGTGATTTTGGACAGGAAAAAGCAGAAGAATTAGCTAGAAATGGACAAAATACTCTTTTTAACAAAATAGAAAACTTATCTAAACCTGTTATAGCTGCCGTTAATGGTTTTGCTTTAGGGGGAGGATTAGAGCTTGCTATGGCGTGCCACATCAGATATGCATCGGAAAATGCCAGATTAGGACTTCCAGAAGTAACATTAGGATTGATTCCTGGTTACGGAGGAACCCAGAGACTTCCAAAGCTTGTAGGAAAAGGCCTTGCCAACGAAATGATCTTCTCAGCCAAAATGATTCCCGCTCAACGAGCTAAAGAAATCGGACTGGTAAATGAAGTATACCCTATTGAAGATTTATTAACCAAAACAAAAGAATTAGCAAACACCATTGCCAACAATTCACCGATGGCAATATCAAAGGCAATACACGCCGTAAACTTATCTGATACTGAAAAAGGCTTTGATACTGAAATCAAGTATTTTGGCGAGCTTTTTGAATTAGAAGATAAAAAAGAAGGAGTTTCCGCTTTTATAGAGAAAAGAAAGCCTAACTTCTAAAAATTATTAATACAAATTATTTCGAAAAAAAACTATGCTGCTGTATGAATAAGTTTGATAAAGCTTATCTAAAAATGGCTCTCGAATGGGCAAAACTTTCCTACTGCAAGAGAAAACAGGTAGGAGCTCTTATCGTAAAAGATAGGATGATTATTTCAGATGGTTACAATGGTACTCCTTCGGGGTTCGAAAACTGTTGTGAAGATGTAGAGGGAAAAACACACTGGTATGTGCTGCACGCAGAAGCTAATGCAATATTAAAATTAGCGGCTTCCACACAATCTGCTAAAGGCGCAACCTTATATCTAACACTTTCTCCATGCAAAGAATGCAGTAAGCTTATTTTGCAGGCAGGAATTTCCAGATTAGTGTATATCAATGAGTATTCGGATGATGACGGGATATCATTCTTGAGAAACCATAACATTGAAATAATGCAAATTTCGGATTGTGAACTAAAAAAATAAAGCACAAAATGACTTGGGATGAAAAAATTAAGGATTTTGAAATATTTCTTCGCTTCGAAAGAAATTTTTCAGAAAACACTCTCGACGCATACGTACGAGACATTAAAAAACTAAAAGAATACGCAGAAGAAGACCTAGAAAACATAGGTCCGGACGTTATTGAATACCAAAACCTGCAAGAGTATATCTTCAGTCTTTCAAAACAAAAATTCAGTGAAAGATCACAGGCAAGATGGATTTCTTCCATAAAAGCCTTTTTCAAATTCTTACTGGAGGATGAAATTCGTGAAGATAATCCAGCCTCTCTACTGGAGGGTCCAAAATTGGGATTATATCTGCCCGATACTTTAAGTCTGCTTGATATTAATAAAATTATCAGCGCTATAGAGACCACTTCAGATCTGGGAAAGAGAAATCAATGTATTATCGAAGTTCTTTATGGATGCGGACTCCGTGTCTCTGAATTAATTGATTTAAAAATTTCAAATATTAATTTCAAAGAAAATTATATTAAAGTAAATGGAAAAGGAAATAAAACCCGTTTCGTTCCTTTAGCGGATTATACCGCGGATTTATTGAAAAATTACATTGAAGAAGTCCGGCCAAAGAGTAAGATAAACAAAAAATTCGAAGACACTCTATTCTTGAACAGCAGAGGGACATCCATGTCCAGAGTGATCGTATTTCTTATCATAAAAGAACTTACCGACAAAGCTGGAGTCAGCAAAAAAATATCTCCCCATACTTTCAGACATTCTTTTGCTACCCACTTATTGCAAAACGGAGCAGATCTTCGTTATATCCAAGAAATGCTGGGGCATTCCAGTATTACATCAACGGAAATCTATACCCATCTAAAAACAGAAGAACTACGGGATGTTATCTTGAGCTATCACCCGAGAAATATTAATACTGTTCAATGAAATTATTGAAATACTGCCCCAACTGTGGCAAAGAATCTCTACATTGGGACGGCGAAAAAAAATGGAGCTGTACTCACTGTGATTTCAGGCTTTACAATAACGTGGCCGGAGCTGTAGCTGTGGTCATAAGACATGATGACGAGATTTACTTTACAAAAAGAAATAGAGACCCTAAAAAGGGGAAACTCGATCTTGCCGGCGGTTTTGTAGACCCAAAAGAAAGCGCCGAAGAAACCTGCAAAAGAGAGCTTTTTGAAGAACTGCAGCTGGATATCAATATTTCAAATCTTAAATATTTAGGAAGTCTTCCTAATGTGTATCAATACAAAGAAATTGATTATAACACGATCGATTTATTTTATGAATATACTGTTTCAGAAAAATTTGAGGTGAAACTTGAATTATCTGAGATATCAGAAACACAATGGATTCCTTTAAATACAATCAATCTCGATGATCTCGCTTTTGATTCTCAGAAAAGATTTTTTGAAGATTATTTAAAGTCAATTTAAAACATATTCCCATAGACTTTACAAATTCGCACGGAAAAACCCGTCTTTATTTGTAAAATCTATGGTGTTTTTTTTACTAGTAGGTTTCACTTTTCAAGACCTCTTGGAAATAATTTGATAACAGGGTTCTTTCTGCTTCGGATAGATTGGCCTCTTTATGATACACAATATAACCAGGCATAGGCATCGTTTTATTCTTAACGGCATCCACAGTCGAAGTAAGGATACTCTTCTTTAAATCATTATTATAAGTTCCCCAGATTGAAAAATTGAGATGTTCTCTTCCTTCATTTACATGGCTTTTCAATGACCATGAAATAGGAGCTATATAAGCATACTTGGGATAAATAGTCTCATCTGAATGACAGTCATAACAAGCTCCTTTAAGAATCCTGCTGATCTTTTCCGGTGTTTTTTGTAATTCTACAAAATTTACAGAATGATTTACAGGCTTATTTATTTTATCAATCGGTATAAATTGAATTAAAGCAAAGGTAACCAAGCTCCAAAATAGTATTTTCTTTATCATTTTATTAAACTATTTTACCGGAGACAAAATACTTGTATTTGATTTTGCACCTGTATTATTTATATTCTGAGGCTGTTTGCTTTTATTTCCTGAAGGTTTTGCATTTGGATTGATTATTTTAGAAGAATCCAAAGTGCGGGTATCTTTTAGGTCCCAGTCTTCAACGCTGTCCCATAAAGGTCTTACGACCGCAATTTTATAGAAAATATAAGAATCTTCTGCGAAGGTCTCTTTTTCAAAATCGGCTTCGTCCCAATACTTATTTCCATTATTATCTACTAAGATCCGCACAATATATTCTGCAGGCTTTAAAATATCAAATTTAACACTGTTTCCTTTTGTATATTTTTGGTAGATCACTTTTTCGGAAGCATCTAACAGCTGGATCCAGTAATTAGCAGCAGGCGCATTCTGTATATTAAATACTAAACTGCCATAATTTTCAACTTTATCTGCTTCGAAATCGAAACGTTTAGACTCTGAATTCTTATTGTAAAAAGAAGAAACGGTTGTTTTTGGAACTGTAAGCTGGTATTTCTTTCCTTCAATAAAATCAGAATGCACTAAAACCTGGTAAGGATTCGTTTCTGAAATGTTAGCTGTAAATTCTTGTGTGGTTAAACTGTCACTCTTTAAAACCCATTTTTCAGGATTTATTTTATCAATGATATAGTTTGAAAGAATTTTAAAATCAGTTTTTGGAGGCAGTAAATTCCCGCCGTTATCACTGCTGATTTCCATTTTATTTTTAGCATTGTATTTATAAAATACAGAGACAGTATCTTTTTTATTGTCGGCATCATAACTGAATTTTAAATTTTCAGTTGCGGTCTGCCCAATATTATCTTTCACTGCATCAAACCAAATATTCACAGAATCTGATTTAGGACGGTGTGTTACTTTGATGTCCGGAAGCTTTTCATTGATTGAAAGAACCTTTACATCATTAGGATGCCCTTCAAAGGTCATTACAATTCCTCCTTGGGTTTCTTTCATCTCAATGTATTTCAAAGGCTTTCTTGACGGATAAATTTTTAAATTTAATCCAGAAATAGACTTTTCAACATCCACAGGATCTTTCTGGAAACCTATCTTTTCTTTCCCAGGATCATATATTGAGTTTCCATTTTCGTCGTCAAATGCTATAATTTTATATTTTCCCGGAGATAAATAATTAAGCTCATAATAGCCGTCGTCATCTACTTTTGTAATATAATAAGGCTTCTGCTTATAATTGATGGTATCCTTCAGCTTATATAAACCTACTACAAGCTTGTTTTCATTGCTTCCTGTCTGTTTTTTTATCGCTAAAGCATCTTTTACTTCTCCACTGATATACAAGTCATCCAGCTTATCTCCTGTAGAAAATGCAAAATTGAAATACCGTAATACATTCGCTTCATTATTATCTACAATGGAGTTCCCGAAATTGAAATTATAAGTGGTATTCGCCTGTAAAGTATCTTCCCATTGAATAATTAAGTATTTATTGGCAATGTTAGACGGAAGAATACGCTTTATTTTTTTAATAGGCGGAGAAATGATCAAATTTTTATTGATATCTTTTAATGTAATATATTCATCAAAATCAAGACGGAGTTCTCTTATATCTCTTGAAACATTGATCCTTGTGGTGTCAATATTTGAGCTTAAAAATTTTGGAGCTAAAGTATCTTTTGGCCCTCCGACAGGCGAGCCCACCCTTGCGCAAGACTGTACAAGAAAACCAATGATGAATAATAAAAGAAGTCTTTTCATGAATATGTTTAAGCAAAAGTAAACATTATTCTCCATAAATTTCGTGTCCGTTTTTCAAAGAATCCTGATTGTCATTCATGATACTGTGAAGTTTATCCTGCTGAACAGGGAAATTCTCGAATAATCCTGATAGAGCAAGCGCAGTGTACACTTTATTAGAATATGCATTACCAATCGCAACAATGGTTACTTTTGATTTCAGAAGATGGGCAAAAACAGAATTGGTTCCATGCCACCATCCGTTGTGATAGGTCAGTTTTTCTCCGTTGTCAAAAATTTTCATTCTGAAGCCTAATCCATAATTATTCATCCCTGATTTTTCATTGCTGTAAGGAGAGAAGACCATCTGCATTAATTCAGGCTTTAGGAAATCTTTTGAAAACATTGCTTTAGAGAAAGTATAAAGATCTCTTGGGGTCGTGTAAACATTTTTATCACCGTAAATAAGATCAAGCCTGTCTAAAGGATACAATTTTTTTCCCCCGTAATAAAAAGACTGTGATGCTGTAGGCACGTCTTTTTCCTGGAAAATATAAGTGTTATTCATTTTCAACGGCGTGAAGATCATTTCTTTCATCGCTTGTGGAAAAGGAGTTTTTGTTACTTTTTCTATCAGTAAAGCCAATAAAGCAAAGTTAGTATTACAATACATGAAACCTGTATCAGTATCTCTTGCTAGTTCTGGTTTATACTTGATAATCATATTCAGTATATCCTGATTGGTAAGATACGGCTTGGAAAGCTCAGCTGGTGCCGGCTGAATCTTCGTAATAAAATATTCGTATTTCGGAAGACCGCTTCTTTGGTCTAATAAAGTATGTACCGTAACATTCGGATAAGGGAATCCTGGAAAATACTGCGTTAAATGATCTGTAAGTTTTATTTTGCCTGCTTCTATAAGCTTCATCATGGCCATCGCAGTTAAGGTCTTAGAAACTGATGCCACATGTAAAGGAGTGGTTTTATCAATAGGCATCTGACCACCTTCTCTACCAAACCCTCTGTAGTTTTCATAAATAATGTCATTACCCTTTGCTACGAGTATTCCGCCGCTTAAATTACCATTTTCCCAAACTTTTTTATAATACTGATCTATATAATTGACAAGAGAGTTTTTATTCGCAAGTTCTCCGTCTGCTTTGGTGAAAACCTTATCCAGATCTACATTCCCGTAATTAGGAAGATTAGTAGTATTTTCAGTTAAAGATTCTTTAGATTCAGATTTATTTTTACAGGAAAAAATAAGTAAAAAAACAGCTAAAATAAGTACAAAGTTACGCTTCTTCATGGGTTCAAAAAATGAGCAGCAATTTAATGAAACTCAAAATAAATAAGGAAGACTAAGGGCAAATTATGAATTATTTAACACAATACAGCTAAAAGCATTCATAATCTTAATTCCCAAAAGATATAAGAATTTTATCAACAATTACCTGCGCAAGCTTTTCTTTGCTTTGGTGCGTCCATCCTGCTATGTGGGGAGTAATGATTACTTTTTCAGATGTTAAAAGATATTGCAAATCCTCATTTTCAATCTCTAAATTTTCAAAAGAAGCTTTTTCATATTCTAAAACATCCAGGCAGGCACCTTTTACTTTCCCGGACTTCAAACCTTCAACTAAATATTTAGTTTCTATATTTTTTCCTCTTGCTGTATTCACGAAATAGAAGTTTTTCTTCATCTCTGAAATAAATTTTTCATCAACAAGGTAGTGGGTTTCTTCGGTCAGAGGAATATGCAGGCTTAGAATCTCTGCTGTATCTTTTAATTTTTCTAAGCTGACCTGCGATGCAAATTCATCAGAAAGACCAGGAAGAATATCATGGAAAACCACTTTACAGCCAAAGCCCGAAAGTCTTTTTGCAGTAGCTTTTCCCATGTTTCCATAGCCGATAAGACCAACTGTTTTCCCCAACAGTTCATCTCCTCTGTTTTCCTCCCGCTTCCAGATTCCGTTTTTCACTTCTTGAGAAGCAATAAAAAGGCGGTTCATGAGAATCAGCAGCATCCCAACTACATGTTCAGCAACAGAATCCCTGTTTCCTTCTGGAGAATTGATCAACTGGATTCCTAATTTTTCAGCAGCTGGAATATCTATATTTTCCATTCCCGCTCCAACTCTTGCAATGAATTTCAGATTTTGAGCTTTCTCCAGAAAGTTTTTATCCAAAGGAATACGGCTTCTTATGATAATACCGTCATACTGCTCAATTTTATTACAAACCTCATCGTAAGAGGAAGTAAAATCCTCTTCTAAGACAAAGCCTTTGGCTGAAAGCTGGTCTGTGATAAGAGGGTGATTTTTATCTAAAAGAAGAATTTTCATAATTTAAAATGATTTAAATCTGACACAAAGCTCAAAGGTCAAAAAACAAAAATGCTTTTAAGCTCGCAAAGGCGTTACACTCAGCAAAGATTAAAAGCATTTATATCTTTAAAATTATATTTATTATTTATTTTTCTTAGGTTCTGCCGGTTCCTGGAATAATTTCTTAAGTTCCACAGATTCCAAAGGCTTCATTCTTCCAGAAAGAATTAAAGAAAGTTCTTTTCTGCGGAAAGCAGCTGCAAATCTTTCTTTTTCCTCTTCAGTCTCAGGAACCATTTCCGGAATTGGAATAGGACGGTTAAATTCATCCACCGCTACAAAGGTATAAATACCTGCATTGGTGTGAATTTTCTTTTGATTAATAGGATCGTCCAACCAGACATCTACATAAACCTCCATAGAAGTAGAGAATGCTCTCGAAACCTTTGATTCCAGCACTACAACTCCTCCTTCAGGAATTGGATGATTGAATGAAACATGGTTTACAGAAGCCGTTACTACTCTTCTTTCGCAGTGTCTGGCCGCAGAAATAGATGCACATCTGTCCATCTTAGCTAAAAGCTCTCCTCCAAAAAGATTTCTTAAAGAGTTAGTTTCATTTGGAAGAACAATATTTGTCATGATTGTCAGAGATTCTGACGCTTTCTTTACTTTTGCCATGTAATTTAATGGTTTTTTGGATGTACAGATTTTGGCTTACTGCCTGCCGCTTTAATTAATGAATCTTTTTTCAAAGAATCTAAAATCTTTATCTGAGCAGAGTCAATTTTTATTTTTACGGGATCTTTTACAATTCTTCGGGTCTTTGTCTGCACAGTGACGTTATCAAAAGATTTTTTTCCGAACAGGAGTTCCTGCTGTGTGTAGGCAAGATAAAGAAGACCTAAAACCGGAATAATGAGAAGGAAAACCCATAAAATAGATGTATTGAATTTATAATCATTCTCAGAATTCTCCAGAATATATGGTTTATCAGTATTTTTAATATCAGAAATTCTAATTTCCTCTAATCCATAAAAATCCGGATGGTCAGACTCTAATCTCTTTCCTTTAAATTGAAACTTCCCTTCTATAATAGAAATGGTGCCAAGGTTTTGAATCTCTAAAATCTGATCTGCCTGAAGTTTCTTTTTCCAGAAATCAGTCTGTACCATCAGTTCTCCTTTAATGGATTCTGATGTCACTTGTTTTTGAGTGCTGATAAAACCAGCTAACTCATCAGACTGCACTTCATAATCAGGATTAAAAGTAATCTGACTGGAAGGCGGAAGGATACTCCCGTTTTCGGAATTGATAATCGCTTTAGAATTTTCCAAAGAAAACACGCCAAAGCCTGGAACTGTAACAGTCCCAAATTGTTTCAGATAATCTAAAATGTAAGCTGAAATATTCATTTGACCGCAAATTTATAACTTTTTCATGACTTTTTGTGAGATTTGTTGATATGAAAAAAGACTGCCGAAACAGTCCTTTATATTTTATGGAGTAAAAATTTAATATCAGAATTTGATTCTCAAATTTAAAGTAAAATTATTGAATTTTCCAGCTGATTCCGAACATAAAATTAGTTCCGGCTTGTGAAAAATAATATGGGTTGCCATCATAAACCGCTCCATTATTTACATACTTCTTATTGAAAATATTATTGACCAATAATTTCAAAGCAATATCATTGTCTGCAATTTTGAATTGATACTGAGCATTAAAATCTGTAAGAAGATAATCCTTGAGCTGCAGGTTTTTATCTTCAGTGTTATCCAGATACTGTTTACCGACATATTGGTTCATCAAAGCAAACTGGAAATTTTTATTTGGATTAAATTTCAATCCCAAATTAGCTATAACATCCGGTGAAAAAGAAATCTGAGTGTTTCCCATATCACGAACCAGCGTTTCATTTTCTATTTTAAAATCTAAGTTTCTGTTTTGGCTTAAACTAGCATTTCCGGAAACCTCCCACTGCTTAGAAATCTTTGCTACGGCACCTATTTCTACTCCTCTTCTGTAGCTTTCCCCTGAATTGGTTCTGATGAATGCTCCTACATTGTTAAGCTCCCCATTTAAAACCAACTGATTCACGTAATACATGTAGTATAAGTTAGCCGTTAAGGATACAATTCCTAACTGTTTTTCAAAACCTGCTTCAAAATCGTGAAGTTTTTCAGCTTTTACATCCTTATTAGCAATAAGATCATCTCTATTAGGCTCCCGGTGGGCATGCGCATAAGATAAAAATATCTTTCCGTTTCCAATTTTGTAATTTACCCCCGCTTTTGGATTGAAAAACAGCCAGCTTTTATTGAGGTTGGCGCCTTCAGAATCACCATCGGTGATAATTTTAGTATCATAATCGATATTTCTAAGCTGTAAATCTCCAAAGAACTCAAATTTATTCACTCTAAATAATGCTTTTGCAAATCCAGCAACCTCATTTTTTACAGAACGTCCTCTGTAATATTCATGTTCATTAATCGGATAAAAAACGCCGGTTACATTGCCGAAATGCATTCCATAATATTGGTTTCCAACAACCCCAAAATTAAGATCTAAGTTTTCAAATTTTCCATAAAGTGTAGAAACCACTCCATAAAAATCATTATCCAGCCATTTTTTTCTAATGAAATCCGAATATTTTACTGTCTCTCCGCCATCAATAATATCTGGAAGATTATACCTCGAAAACGGATCTCCCTGTTTATAGTTTTCATAATATCCTTTTCCTTTGGTATAGTGCAGTGTCGTTTCTAAATTCCAATTCTCATTAAAGCCCTGCTCCCAAAGCAGCTGGTAATGATTCTGTCTGTAATTATCCGTTTCATTATTATAGAAACCCACAATATTTTTCCAGTCGGCATCATAAATCGCTCCTGATATGTTGAATTTAGGATCTGTTTCCCATGTCGTTCTGTCGATTCCGTTCCAAGCTTGGTAGGTCTTTTCTTTTCCTCCAAAAGCTATCAGACGGATTCTTGTTTTTCCTTCTTCAAATAAAGCCGTAAAATTATAAGAATCTAAACTCGAAGAAGCTCTGTCAATATAGCCGTCAGAATGAATTTTAGTATATCTCCCCATCACGGAAAGACGGTTTTTCCAGAACTTTCCGGTTCCTATTTCTGCCGAATATTTGTAAGTACTGAATGATCCGTAGCTGTCATCTGTTTTTACATACAACTTTTCTTCAGGATCTTTGGAAATCACATTGATACTTGCTCCAAAAGCAGAAACTCCATTATTGGAAGTCCCTACTCCTCTTTGAATAATAATCTGTGACGCGGAACTCGTTAAATCCGGAACGTTCACAAAAAAAGTTCCCTGACTTTCTGAATCATTGAACGGAACACCGTTCATCATCACATTAATTCCTCGTCCTGCAACTCCACGGATTCTAAAACCGGTATATCCAACACCATTTCCAGCGTCAGAAGTGGAAATTACAGATGTTTGATTTTTCAAGAGAATGGGTAAATCCTGTCCGAGGTTTCTACTGTCAAGATCTTTCTGAACGTTGATGATCTCTTTGGCTACAGGAAGCCTTTTAGTAAAATTAACAGCCTCTATTTCTCTGATTTTCAGAGAATCTGTATGTTGAGCCTGCATAAAACTCAATGAGCCTGCAGTAAGCCCTAAAAAAAACAATCCTTTCATTCTTATAAATTTTTAAAATTTAATGGAATAAAAGGGGATCGATAAGATATTATACAATCTCGACAACTTGATCGGAGTCGAAGTGTCCCTAAACAGCATTACCTGTTCCAGGTTCATTGGGTATAATCTCAGCCATTACAGCACCCCTTTATTTCAGCGGCAAAATTACAAAAAATATCCTGCCCTTCAAATTTAGTAGGCTTTGTTCTTAGAATCCACGTAATAATAGTTGGTTCCGTCCTTGGTAACTTCAAACATTTTACCCAGTTTCCAGCTGAAATTTCTTTTAATATTAATATATTCAAAGGGGATAATAATTTTGTTATTAACGTCAATCACCCCAAACTTATCGTTATAAGAAGCCACAATCATCGGATTTTTCACATCATCGCCTTCCATAATATGAAGATATTGATACTGAGGATAGATTTGGTACTGTCTGTAATCTGCTGCATTTACAAATTTTGCAGTCTCAATAATTCCATAAAAGCCATTTGCAACATAAGCTTGGAAGTCCTGCTTTTTAAATTCACTTTTACATTTTCCAAGATCAGAATTTTTATACTCATAGACTCTTTTCCCTGTCTGATCTATTCTGTAAGAAATAAGATCTTTTTCTACGGTAGCATAATCAGCTGTTCCGAACTTTTTCACTTTTTCATTACTCGAATTCAACAAGTTGCAGTCTTCAGCAAAAAAAACAGCGATATGGTATTCGGGCTGGATAATAAATTTCCCCCTCTGGTTAACATATCCAAATTTTCCGTTTTTCTTCTGCGGGATCAACACCGGAACCTCATCATTCAGAACAACTAAATCAGGGTTTACTTTCGGCTGCACTTCCTTTTTAATAATAGTTTTGGGAACATTTTTAACCGGAAGCTTTTTTACTGATCTTTTCTGAGAGAATACTGCAATCGAAATAAATACAAAGAAAAAATTAACTACATTTTTCATAATTCATGTTTTTGCAAAAATACGGCTAAAAATAGATATTATAAAATTCATATTTATAAAGAATCTAAATAATTTCCTCTTGATAAAATATTAAAAATTCGTAATTTTGGGAACATTTTTTTAATTGTTTGATAATTATAAAACGTTTCATGACTTACTATTGAATATTGATATAATCAAAAAAGTATATAAACGTTATCCAAAAGAGTTTTTACGACACGACAGATTACCCGTAAGCGGCTTACATTTTCAAAAAAAGTCCTGTACACTCACGTTTGGAACTGCATATTATCTCAAATTTAAAAAAAAGGTGTAGATCATGCTGACTTTACTTCGGTCTATAATGTGTATCTAAATGCGAGAGCTTAAAAACAGCATTAAATATTTATACAGACTTGTAAAGAAAAAGTAGCAAAATCTACTTTTAATATTGAAAAGACTTCTATATATGAATATTTATAAGGATTACATTAAAGAGATTGAAGAAAGAAAAAACCAGGGGCTGAATCCAAAGCCAATTGACGGCGCTGAATTACTAAGCGAAATCATTGCACAAATTAAAGATTCAAGTAACGAATATCGATCGGATTCTCTTCAATTTTTCATTTACAATACCTTACCCGGAACTACAAGTGCAGCAGGTGTAAAAGCTCAATTTTTAAAAGAAATCATTTTAGGCCAATCCGTAGTAGAAGAAATATCTCCGGCCTATGCCTTTGAATTATTATCTCACATGAAAGGGGGCCCTTCTATCAAGGTACTGCTAGATCTCGCTTTGGGTAGCGACATCTCTATTGCCAAAGAAGCGGCAAATGTTCTTAAAACACAGGTTTTCCTTTATGATGCCGATACTAATCGTCTAAAGGAAGCATTCCAGAGCGGTAACGAAATCGCAAAAGAAATCATTGAAAGCTACGCACAAGCTGAGTTCTTCACTAAGCTGCCAGAA
Coding sequences:
- the xerD gene encoding site-specific tyrosine recombinase XerD translates to MTWDEKIKDFEIFLRFERNFSENTLDAYVRDIKKLKEYAEEDLENIGPDVIEYQNLQEYIFSLSKQKFSERSQARWISSIKAFFKFLLEDEIREDNPASLLEGPKLGLYLPDTLSLLDINKIISAIETTSDLGKRNQCIIEVLYGCGLRVSELIDLKISNINFKENYIKVNGKGNKTRFVPLADYTADLLKNYIEEVRPKSKINKKFEDTLFLNSRGTSMSRVIVFLIIKELTDKAGVSKKISPHTFRHSFATHLLQNGADLRYIQEMLGHSSITSTEIYTHLKTEELRDVILSYHPRNINTVQ
- a CDS encoding enoyl-CoA hydratase-related protein — translated: MNYENILLKKEDKLALITINRPESLNALNAKTIQEISTALDELNSDSSCRVIILTGSGEKSFVAGADIKEFSDFGQEKAEELARNGQNTLFNKIENLSKPVIAAVNGFALGGGLELAMACHIRYASENARLGLPEVTLGLIPGYGGTQRLPKLVGKGLANEMIFSAKMIPAQRAKEIGLVNEVYPIEDLLTKTKELANTIANNSPMAISKAIHAVNLSDTEKGFDTEIKYFGELFELEDKKEGVSAFIEKRKPNF
- a CDS encoding heme-binding domain-containing protein, with product MIKKILFWSLVTFALIQFIPIDKINKPVNHSVNFVELQKTPEKISRILKGACYDCHSDETIYPKYAYIAPISWSLKSHVNEGREHLNFSIWGTYNNDLKKSILTSTVDAVKNKTMPMPGYIVYHKEANLSEAERTLLSNYFQEVLKSETY
- a CDS encoding dCMP deaminase family protein; its protein translation is MNKFDKAYLKMALEWAKLSYCKRKQVGALIVKDRMIISDGYNGTPSGFENCCEDVEGKTHWYVLHAEANAILKLAASTQSAKGATLYLTLSPCKECSKLILQAGISRLVYINEYSDDDGISFLRNHNIEIMQISDCELKK
- a CDS encoding serine hydrolase domain-containing protein, producing MKKRNFVLILAVFLLIFSCKNKSESKESLTENTTNLPNYGNVDLDKVFTKADGELANKNSLVNYIDQYYKKVWENGNLSGGILVAKGNDIIYENYRGFGREGGQMPIDKTTPLHVASVSKTLTAMAMMKLIEAGKIKLTDHLTQYFPGFPYPNVTVHTLLDQRSGLPKYEYFITKIQPAPAELSKPYLTNQDILNMIIKYKPELARDTDTGFMYCNTNFALLALLIEKVTKTPFPQAMKEMIFTPLKMNNTYIFQEKDVPTASQSFYYGGKKLYPLDRLDLIYGDKNVYTTPRDLYTFSKAMFSKDFLKPELMQMVFSPYSNEKSGMNNYGLGFRMKIFDNGEKLTYHNGWWHGTNSVFAHLLKSKVTIVAIGNAYSNKVYTALALSGLFENFPVQQDKLHSIMNDNQDSLKNGHEIYGE
- a CDS encoding NUDIX domain-containing protein; protein product: MKLLKYCPNCGKESLHWDGEKKWSCTHCDFRLYNNVAGAVAVVIRHDDEIYFTKRNRDPKKGKLDLAGGFVDPKESAEETCKRELFEELQLDINISNLKYLGSLPNVYQYKEIDYNTIDLFYEYTVSEKFEVKLELSEISETQWIPLNTINLDDLAFDSQKRFFEDYLKSI
- a CDS encoding Ig-like domain-containing protein; amino-acid sequence: MKRLLLLFIIGFLVQSCARVGSPVGGPKDTLAPKFLSSNIDTTRINVSRDIRELRLDFDEYITLKDINKNLIISPPIKKIKRILPSNIANKYLIIQWEDTLQANTTYNFNFGNSIVDNNEANVLRYFNFAFSTGDKLDDLYISGEVKDALAIKKQTGSNENKLVVGLYKLKDTINYKQKPYYITKVDDDGYYELNYLSPGKYKIIAFDDENGNSIYDPGKEKIGFQKDPVDVEKSISGLNLKIYPSRKPLKYIEMKETQGGIVMTFEGHPNDVKVLSINEKLPDIKVTHRPKSDSVNIWFDAVKDNIGQTATENLKFSYDADNKKDTVSVFYKYNAKNKMEISSDNGGNLLPPKTDFKILSNYIIDKINPEKWVLKSDSLTTQEFTANISETNPYQVLVHSDFIEGKKYQLTVPKTTVSSFYNKNSESKRFDFEADKVENYGSLVFNIQNAPAANYWIQLLDASEKVIYQKYTKGNSVKFDILKPAEYIVRILVDNNGNKYWDEADFEKETFAEDSYIFYKIAVVRPLWDSVEDWDLKDTRTLDSSKIINPNAKPSGNKSKQPQNINNTGAKSNTSILSPVK